Below is a window of Escherichia coli DSM 30083 = JCM 1649 = ATCC 11775 DNA.
CAAATGTGTTGAGGAAATCATCCCCGCTAAATAGCGCATGTTGGCGATCGGCAATCAGTAACGCCGGTTCAATCTGGCTGGCATAGGCGTTCAGTTCACTACGCTGATGGCTGAACAGCGCCAGCACCGGCGCAACGCCCAGTTTCAGCAGCGCGAAAAAGGTAATGTAAAGTTCAGCGACGTTACCCAGTTGTACCAGCGCGGTTTCACCAGGTTTAATGCCCTGACGGCGCAAACTACAGGCGAGGTTATCCGCCGCCTGATTCAGCTCCCGATAACTCAACTGCCGCTCGCCGTCGATAACCGCGATGCTGTCACTCGCAGCGTGGCGAGTCAGAATGTCGGTCAGTGGCAAATCCTGCCAGTAGCCTTTTTCCCGATAGCGACGGGCAAACTCTTCCGGCCAGCGGGTGAATGGAATGCTCATCCTCGCTCCTTAATGCAATCCAAAAACGTTCAACATGGTAGAAAGTTTGACGCCCGTTTCGCGCCACTCACCCAACGGGGAGGACGCAGGCACAATCCCCGCTCCGGCAAACAGACGCACCTGATTTTCCCGCAGCTTCGCGCAGCGGATGGTCACCACCCATTCACCGTTACCTTCGCTGTCACACCAACCCACAATGCCGCCAAACAGTTCGCGGTCGAACGGCTCCAGTTCAGCAATAACCTGAGTCGCGGCCTGATGCGGGAAACCGCTCAGCGCGGGGGTCGGATGCAGCAGACAAGCCAAAGTCAGTGCGTTTTCTTGCGAATTCGCTTTACCTTCAAAGGGAGTTGCGAGATGCCACAGCGTCGGCGTGGTAATCAATTGTGGAGAGGAGGGAACGTGTAACTCACTACTGCGTTTGCGCAGTACCTCTTTCATCGCCTGAGTCACCAGTTCATGTTCATGGCGATCTTTTTCTGACGCCAGCAGACGATTACCCGCTTCGCGATCGAGCACTTCATCCGGCTGACGACGCGCGGAACCGGCTAACGGAATGGAGCTAAAACGCTCGCCGTCTTTACGTAGCAGCAGTTCCGGGCTGGCCCCCAGCAGAACGCCACCATCAGCCAACGGAACATGGAAGTTGTAACTAACCGGGTTTTGCGCAATCAACCGTTCCAGCAATACGCCACTATCAATGGCGGCGTCAGTAGTGATATCAATCAACCGTGACAACA
It encodes the following:
- the entC gene encoding isochorismate synthase EntC gives rise to the protein MDTSLAEEVQQTMATLAPNRFFFMSPYRSFTTSGCFARFDEPAVNGDSPDSPFQQKLAALFADAKAQGIKNPVMVGAIPFDPRQPSSLYIPESWQSFSRQEKQASARRFTRSQSLNVVERQAIPEQTTFEQMVARAAALTATPQVDKVVLSRLIDITTDAAIDSGVLLERLIAQNPVSYNFHVPLADGGVLLGASPELLLRKDGERFSSIPLAGSARRQPDEVLDREAGNRLLASEKDRHEHELVTQAMKEVLRKRSSELHVPSSPQLITTPTLWHLATPFEGKANSQENALTLACLLHPTPALSGFPHQAATQVIAELEPFDRELFGGIVGWCDSEGNGEWVVTIRCAKLRENQVRLFAGAGIVPASSPLGEWRETGVKLSTMLNVFGLH